The Xanthomonas sp. DAR 34887 genome has a segment encoding these proteins:
- a CDS encoding efflux transporter outer membrane subunit codes for MNLSASSHRLRPFAAAALTLALAACASSRGLEPQGRRLDADQQLQAGKTLAADQLAPAAWPQQDWWKALGDPQLDALIAEALQGTPNLEAADARLRLAQAQAGAANADRGAKLSLSAGYTGLELPKGLAGDEIGGKYIHNEQAVLDFSYGFDLWGGKRAAWEAAVDQAHAAQVDAQAARLDLSAGVARAYAQLGYAWRLYDLAGEELARSENSLKLVRQRVGAGIDSNLQLRQAEARVPAARQQQQAAQQQIDEARTALAALLGRGPDRGLEIERPRPLDPVAVQLPSVLPSDLLGRRPDVVAARWRVEASSQSIGAAKAQFYPSINLLALGGVAATNPADLFKSDALLGVFAPSVSLPLFDSGRLRSQLAERDAQYDLAVATYNQALVAALREVADQVSAARSLAQQAQQQAQAVSTAQAAFDLAQQRYRAGIGNYLDVLSVQQQLLEAQQRLASLQSNQILVSVRLNQALGGGYEATSAADAPLTSSASTHS; via the coding sequence ATGAACCTTTCCGCTTCGTCCCATCGCCTGCGTCCGTTCGCGGCCGCGGCACTCACCCTGGCGCTGGCCGCCTGCGCCAGCAGCCGTGGCCTGGAACCGCAGGGCCGCCGGCTCGATGCCGACCAGCAACTGCAGGCCGGCAAGACCCTGGCCGCCGACCAGCTGGCGCCGGCCGCCTGGCCGCAGCAGGACTGGTGGAAGGCGCTGGGCGACCCGCAGCTCGACGCACTGATCGCCGAGGCGCTGCAGGGCACGCCGAACCTGGAGGCGGCCGACGCGCGGCTGCGCCTGGCGCAGGCGCAGGCCGGCGCGGCCAATGCCGACCGCGGCGCCAAGCTGTCGCTGTCGGCCGGCTATACCGGGCTGGAGCTGCCCAAGGGCCTGGCCGGCGACGAGATCGGCGGCAAGTACATCCACAACGAGCAGGCGGTGCTGGATTTCAGCTACGGCTTCGACCTGTGGGGCGGCAAGCGCGCGGCCTGGGAAGCGGCGGTGGATCAGGCGCATGCGGCGCAGGTCGATGCGCAGGCCGCGCGCCTGGACCTGTCGGCCGGCGTGGCCCGCGCCTATGCGCAGCTCGGCTACGCCTGGCGCCTGTACGACCTGGCCGGCGAGGAGCTGGCGCGTTCGGAGAACAGCCTGAAGCTGGTGCGGCAGCGCGTCGGCGCCGGCATCGACAGCAACCTGCAGCTGCGCCAGGCCGAGGCGCGGGTGCCGGCCGCGCGCCAGCAGCAGCAGGCGGCGCAACAGCAGATCGACGAGGCGCGCACCGCGCTGGCGGCGCTGCTCGGCCGCGGCCCGGACCGCGGGCTGGAGATCGAACGCCCGCGTCCGCTCGATCCGGTGGCGGTGCAACTGCCGTCGGTGCTGCCCAGCGACCTGCTCGGGCGGCGTCCGGACGTGGTCGCCGCGCGCTGGCGGGTCGAGGCGTCGTCGCAGAGCATCGGCGCGGCCAAGGCGCAGTTCTATCCGAGCATCAACCTGCTCGCGCTCGGCGGTGTCGCCGCGACCAATCCCGCCGACCTGTTCAAAAGCGACGCGCTGCTCGGCGTGTTCGCGCCGAGCGTGAGCCTGCCGCTGTTCGACAGCGGCCGCCTGCGCAGTCAGCTGGCCGAGCGCGATGCGCAATACGACCTGGCGGTGGCCACGTACAACCAGGCGCTGGTGGCGGCGCTGCGCGAGGTCGCCGACCAGGTCAGCGCGGCGCGTTCGCTGGCGCAGCAGGCGCAGCAGCAGGCGCAGGCGGTGAGCACCGCGCAGGCCGCCTTCGACTTGGCGCAGCAGCGCTACCGGGCCGGCATCGGCAACTACCTGGACGTGCTGAGCGTGCAGCAGCAGTTGCTCGAGGCGCAGCAGCGCCTGGCTTCGCTGCAGTCCAACCAGATCCTGGTCTCGGTGCGCCTGAATCAGGCGCTGGGCGGCGGCTACGAAGCCACCTCCGCCGCCGACGCGCCGCTGACCTCTTCCGCTTCCACGCATTCCTGA
- a CDS encoding efflux RND transporter periplasmic adaptor subunit, with translation MNQTTTPDSSAPAPSRRGMLLRGLAVLVVLVLIALAIWYFVSGRWHEDTDDAYVQGNLVQITPMVAGTVVSIGADDGMRVERGQLLVKLDPADTQVALQQAEANLARTVRQVRGLFRSVQGAQAELSSQQVTLQRARADVARRASLVATGAISAEELAHARDQLAAAEAAVSGSRETVERNRALIDDNGVAHQPDVQAAAAQVRQAFLNNARSAIVAPVSGYVARRSVQVGQRVQPGTALMAVVPLEQVWVEANFKETQLKHMRLGQPVELESDLYGGAVRYQGTVQSLGLGTGSAFSLLPAQNASGNWIKIVQRVPVRIAIDSKQLAQNPLRIGLSMKVDVNLHQQNGGVLPTKFATGTLLDTDVYAQQLSQADEAIAQIIHANLPDAKAN, from the coding sequence ATGAATCAGACAACGACCCCCGATTCCTCCGCTCCCGCCCCCAGCCGGCGCGGCATGCTGCTGCGCGGCCTGGCCGTGCTGGTGGTGCTGGTGCTGATCGCGCTGGCGATCTGGTACTTCGTCTCCGGCCGCTGGCACGAAGACACCGACGACGCCTACGTGCAGGGCAACCTGGTGCAGATCACGCCGATGGTGGCCGGCACCGTGGTCAGCATCGGCGCCGACGACGGCATGCGCGTGGAGCGCGGCCAGTTGCTGGTCAAGCTCGATCCGGCCGACACCCAGGTCGCGCTGCAGCAGGCCGAGGCCAATCTGGCGCGCACCGTACGCCAGGTGCGCGGCCTGTTCCGCAGCGTGCAAGGCGCGCAGGCCGAACTGTCGTCGCAGCAGGTGACCCTGCAGCGCGCCCGTGCCGACGTCGCCCGCCGCGCCAGCCTGGTCGCCACCGGCGCGATTTCCGCCGAAGAACTGGCGCATGCGCGCGACCAGCTGGCCGCCGCCGAGGCCGCGGTCAGCGGTTCGCGCGAGACGGTGGAGCGTAACCGCGCGCTGATCGACGACAACGGCGTGGCCCACCAGCCCGACGTGCAGGCCGCCGCCGCGCAGGTGCGCCAGGCGTTCCTCAACAACGCCCGCAGCGCGATCGTCGCGCCGGTGTCCGGCTACGTCGCACGGCGCTCGGTGCAGGTCGGCCAGCGCGTGCAGCCCGGCACCGCGCTGATGGCGGTGGTGCCGCTGGAGCAGGTGTGGGTGGAAGCCAACTTCAAGGAAACCCAGCTCAAGCACATGCGCCTGGGCCAGCCGGTGGAACTGGAGTCGGACCTGTACGGTGGCGCGGTGCGCTACCAGGGCACGGTGCAGAGCCTGGGCCTGGGCACCGGTAGCGCGTTCTCGCTGCTGCCGGCGCAGAACGCCAGCGGCAACTGGATCAAGATCGTGCAGCGCGTGCCGGTGCGCATCGCCATCGATTCCAAGCAGCTGGCGCAGAACCCGCTGCGCATCGGCCTGTCGATGAAGGTGGACGTGAACCTGCACCAGCAGAACGGCGGCGTGCTGCCGACCAAGTTCGCCACCGGCACGCTGCTGGACACCGACGTCTATGCGCAGCAGCTGAGCCAGGCCGACGAGGCCATCGCGCAGATCATCCACGCCAACCTGCCCGACGCCAAGGCGAACTGA
- a CDS encoding DHA2 family efflux MFS transporter permease subunit has translation MSNQAATPAAPGAPGAPAMGFRPPSVALCTVGLAMASFMQVLDTTIANVSLPTIAGNLGASSQQATWVITSFAVSNAIALPLTGFLSRRFGETKLFVWATLSFTIASLLCGLAQSMGMLVVSRAIQGFVCGPMYPITQSLLVSIYPREKRGQALALLAMITVVAPIAGPILGGWITDNYSWEWIFLINVPLGIIAAIVVGSQLRDRPEPTERPRMDYVGLITLIIGVGCLQLVLDLGNDEDWFSSDKIVVLAAISAVALAVFLIWELTDKDPIVNLRLFRHRNFRAGTMALIVAYAAFFSVSLLIPQWLQRDMGYTAIWAGLATAPIGILPVLMTPFVGKYASRFDLRMLASVAFIFMAATSFMRSDFNLQVDFAHVAGVQLLMGVGVALFFMPVLQILLSDLDGREIAAGSGLATFLRTLGGSFAASLTTYLWAKRTQLHHAHLTEHISTYTPGMQEQVQAMGQGDLQTGAAFLNNTINHQASQMGFNDIFYLLGWTFLGIIFFLWLAKPPFAGGGGAAAAGGH, from the coding sequence ATGTCCAACCAAGCTGCCACTCCTGCCGCGCCCGGGGCTCCGGGCGCACCGGCGATGGGCTTCCGCCCGCCCAGCGTGGCCTTGTGCACGGTGGGCCTGGCGATGGCCTCATTCATGCAGGTGCTCGACACCACCATCGCCAACGTCTCGCTGCCGACCATCGCTGGCAACCTCGGCGCCAGTTCGCAGCAGGCGACCTGGGTCATCACCTCGTTCGCGGTCAGCAATGCGATCGCGCTGCCGCTGACCGGCTTCCTCAGCCGCCGCTTCGGCGAGACCAAGCTGTTCGTGTGGGCCACGCTGTCCTTCACCATCGCCTCGCTGCTGTGCGGCCTGGCGCAGAGCATGGGCATGCTGGTGGTGTCGCGCGCGATCCAGGGCTTCGTGTGCGGGCCGATGTACCCGATCACGCAGAGCCTGCTGGTGTCGATCTACCCGCGCGAGAAACGCGGGCAGGCCCTGGCGCTGCTGGCGATGATCACCGTGGTCGCGCCGATCGCCGGCCCGATCCTGGGCGGCTGGATCACCGACAACTACAGCTGGGAATGGATCTTCCTGATCAACGTGCCGCTGGGCATCATCGCCGCGATCGTGGTCGGCTCGCAGCTGCGCGACCGTCCGGAACCGACCGAGCGCCCGCGCATGGACTACGTCGGCCTGATCACCCTGATCATCGGCGTCGGCTGCCTACAGCTGGTGCTGGACCTGGGCAACGACGAGGACTGGTTCAGTTCGGACAAGATCGTGGTGCTGGCCGCGATCTCGGCGGTGGCGCTGGCGGTGTTCCTGATCTGGGAACTGACCGACAAGGATCCGATCGTCAACCTGCGCCTGTTCCGCCACCGCAACTTCCGCGCCGGCACCATGGCGCTGATCGTGGCCTACGCCGCGTTCTTCAGCGTGTCGCTGCTGATTCCGCAGTGGCTGCAACGCGACATGGGCTACACCGCGATCTGGGCCGGCCTGGCCACCGCGCCGATCGGCATCCTGCCGGTGCTGATGACCCCGTTCGTCGGCAAGTACGCCTCGCGCTTCGACCTGCGCATGCTCGCCAGCGTCGCCTTCATCTTCATGGCGGCGACCAGCTTCATGCGCTCGGACTTCAACCTGCAGGTCGATTTCGCCCACGTGGCCGGGGTGCAGTTGCTGATGGGCGTGGGCGTGGCGCTGTTCTTCATGCCGGTGCTGCAGATCCTGCTGTCGGATCTGGACGGGCGCGAGATCGCCGCCGGTTCCGGCCTGGCCACGTTCCTGCGCACGCTGGGCGGCAGTTTCGCCGCCTCGCTGACCACCTACCTGTGGGCCAAGCGCACGCAATTGCACCATGCGCACCTCACCGAGCACATCTCCACGTATACGCCAGGGATGCAGGAGCAGGTACAGGCGATGGGGCAGGGCGACCTGCAGACCGGTGCCGCCTTCCTCAACAACACCATCAATCACCAGGCCTCGCAGATGGGCTTCAACGACATCTTCTACCTGCTGGGCTGGACCTTCCTGGGCATCATCTTCTTCCTGTGGCTGGCCAAGCCGCCGTTCGCGGGCGGTGGCGGGGCGGCGGCCGCGGGCGGTCACTGA
- a CDS encoding GDSL-type esterase/lipase family protein produces MQRFLRALWSRPDSPRPRRGAARALRSATLLLCLGALGIGSASAQAEPSAAAITPTDRLHEAWWAQRHQQVLEQARAHPDTPLLLIGDSITHNYDKANAPDEDFQPTWQTFYGSRGALNLGFSGDATEHVLWRLQHGEVDGLQPKVAMLLIGTNNTGHEQHSAADTVRGIDAVVATLEQRLPKTRILLLGLLPSAGSAQKRARDAEVNRALAVRYGDNPRVAYLDIGSVFRKDGALDQSLFYDPRLHPPGGALHPDTRGQRLMAEAIEPTLARLLGEPPRVPLAAMTEVNPALIPVPWLEQDSYDWYARHHAALDAARGLQPDVVMLGDSITHFWAGPPQAVRVSGAQAWQRTFGKARVLNLGFGWDRTQNVLWRLRQGEVDGLAPRWVVINIGTNNLTGTENARASTPQEAADGVAAVVAEVRQRLPRSKIVLMGIFPRGFAADGPLRGPIAQTNRLLAARFGHDPAVRWLDIGARFLQPDGRLPQALMPDSTHPNEDGYRIWGEALREIGVGG; encoded by the coding sequence ATGCAGCGTTTTCTGCGCGCCTTGTGGTCTCGCCCGGATTCCCCGCGGCCGCGTCGCGGCGCCGCGCGCGCGCTGCGGTCTGCGACGCTGCTGCTGTGCCTTGGCGCCCTCGGCATCGGCAGCGCCAGCGCGCAGGCCGAGCCGAGCGCGGCAGCGATCACGCCGACCGACCGCCTGCACGAAGCCTGGTGGGCACAGCGCCACCAGCAGGTGCTGGAGCAGGCGCGCGCGCACCCGGATACGCCGCTGCTGCTGATCGGCGACTCGATCACCCACAACTACGACAAGGCGAATGCGCCGGACGAGGATTTCCAGCCGACCTGGCAGACCTTCTACGGCAGCCGCGGCGCGCTGAACCTGGGGTTCAGCGGCGATGCCACCGAGCATGTGCTGTGGCGGCTGCAGCACGGCGAAGTGGATGGCCTGCAGCCCAAGGTCGCAATGCTGCTGATCGGCACCAACAACACCGGGCACGAGCAGCACAGCGCCGCGGACACGGTGCGCGGCATCGACGCGGTGGTGGCGACCCTGGAGCAGCGCCTGCCGAAGACCCGCATCCTGCTGCTCGGCCTGCTGCCCAGCGCCGGATCGGCGCAGAAGCGCGCGCGCGACGCCGAGGTCAACCGTGCCCTGGCGGTGCGCTACGGCGACAATCCGCGCGTCGCGTATCTCGACATCGGCTCGGTCTTTCGCAAGGACGGCGCGCTCGACCAGAGCCTGTTCTACGACCCGCGGCTGCATCCGCCGGGCGGCGCCCTGCATCCGGACACGCGCGGCCAGCGGCTTATGGCCGAGGCGATCGAGCCGACCCTGGCGCGCCTGCTCGGCGAGCCGCCGCGGGTGCCGCTGGCGGCGATGACCGAGGTCAATCCCGCGCTCATCCCGGTGCCGTGGCTGGAGCAGGATTCCTACGACTGGTACGCACGCCACCACGCGGCGCTGGACGCGGCGCGCGGGTTGCAGCCGGACGTGGTGATGCTCGGCGACTCGATCACCCACTTCTGGGCCGGGCCGCCGCAGGCCGTGCGGGTCAGCGGCGCGCAGGCCTGGCAGCGCACCTTCGGCAAGGCCAGGGTGTTGAACCTGGGCTTCGGCTGGGATCGCACCCAGAACGTGCTGTGGCGGCTGCGGCAGGGCGAAGTGGACGGCCTGGCGCCGCGCTGGGTGGTGATCAACATCGGCACCAACAACCTCACCGGCACCGAGAACGCGCGCGCCAGCACGCCGCAGGAAGCGGCCGACGGCGTGGCCGCGGTGGTCGCCGAGGTGCGCCAGCGGCTGCCGCGCAGCAAGATCGTGCTGATGGGGATCTTCCCGCGCGGCTTCGCCGCCGACGGGCCGTTGCGCGGCCCGATCGCGCAGACCAATCGCCTGCTGGCCGCGCGCTTCGGCCACGATCCGGCGGTGCGCTGGCTGGATATCGGCGCGCGCTTCCTGCAGCCCGACGGGCGCCTGCCGCAGGCGCTGATGCCCGACAGTACCCATCCCAACGAGGACGGTTACCGGATCTGGGGCGAGGCGCTGCGCGAGATCGGCGTCGGCGGTTAA
- a CDS encoding helix-turn-helix domain-containing protein, with the protein MKSFGDRLREARKAAGLTQEQLGFALGVTKSSVSAWENDRETPSFRLLPNLRGVLKRSLDELICGQGGARLHDLPADYALQAHDTHEQALLTRYRNLPARRREAVLELLKPDKG; encoded by the coding sequence ATGAAAAGCTTCGGCGACCGTTTGCGCGAAGCCAGGAAAGCCGCCGGGCTCACCCAGGAACAATTGGGCTTCGCACTCGGCGTGACCAAGTCGTCGGTGTCGGCGTGGGAGAACGATCGCGAGACCCCGAGCTTCCGCCTGTTGCCCAACCTGCGCGGCGTGCTCAAGCGTTCGCTGGACGAACTGATCTGCGGCCAGGGCGGCGCGCGCCTGCACGACCTGCCGGCCGATTACGCGCTGCAGGCGCACGACACGCACGAGCAGGCGCTGCTGACCCGCTACCGCAATCTGCCGGCGCGGCGCCGCGAAGCGGTGCTGGAACTGCTGAAGCCGGACAAGGGCTGA
- a CDS encoding VirK family protein: MPTCNARSAGYPPPEARLIPRCPDRSIARSPESDASAAIAIDLSQCRPGTDNATPTQPRGGLRIGTYRLTEGRTALLPAERRHARLPLRDLSGPALHCQLTHRPAAARRWHGTAEARLNAA, from the coding sequence ATGCCGACGTGCAACGCGCGTTCCGCGGGCTACCCACCGCCAGAGGCGCGCCTGATTCCGCGATGCCCTGATCGCTCGATTGCCCGGTCGCCGGAGAGCGACGCCTCGGCCGCGATCGCGATCGACCTGAGCCAGTGCAGGCCCGGTACCGACAACGCCACTCCGACCCAGCCCCGTGGCGGCCTGCGCATTGGCACATATCGGTTGACCGAAGGCCGCACTGCCCTGCTACCGGCAGAACGGCGCCACGCTCGGCTACCGCTGCGCGATCTATCAGGGCCTGCACTTCACTGCCAGCTGACGCATCGGCCTGCGGCCGCGCGCCGCTGGCACGGCACAGCCGAAGCGCGCTTAAACGCCGCTTGA